A window from Candidatus Gracilibacteria bacterium encodes these proteins:
- a CDS encoding O-antigen ligase family protein, which translates to MASNLFTFLRSKAFLWTLAFCIFALPFQTKLLTYEAAWGHGFANPYLSIYFSIFDLALLLSGCFYLLFQKKERTKEQSNPMVLMGLMLFISLASLSLLFSPHTDATLNGFLEVKLLEILLFAILLSREKDKEFLVRIFAWTAAIQALWGISQFIFQTDLGLQVLGEPNLAKEISQLAKWSLGSLEGFRAYGSFPHPNILGAFLALAFFFSLGSKTLKKNEKMGLLTLQGLGLLATFSRSALLALVVLLLISGVLKNHFQNKKYFLLTTVFLVLSIAGFLLWRSPNLLNETAFIERIQGFSTSLEMLKAYPLGVGFSHFTLFMDTVVKTPLMPWEYQPVHNIFLLIMNELGLPSLIILMVFLVSQIFKSKKNFPSLGIIFFFILTGFLDHYWISLDQGRFLGVLALSLLVHSKVQPKKEESPMQSPEAQE; encoded by the coding sequence ATGGCATCAAACCTATTTACATTCTTGAGGAGTAAGGCCTTTTTATGGACCTTGGCCTTTTGCATCTTTGCACTACCCTTTCAAACAAAGCTTTTAACTTATGAAGCCGCTTGGGGGCATGGATTCGCCAACCCTTATCTCAGCATTTACTTCTCTATTTTTGACCTTGCGCTGCTGCTTTCGGGCTGCTTTTATCTCCTTTTTCAAAAAAAAGAACGCACTAAAGAACAGTCCAACCCTATGGTTTTGATGGGATTGATGCTCTTTATATCTTTGGCGAGTCTTTCTTTACTTTTCAGCCCACACACGGATGCCACTCTAAATGGTTTCTTGGAGGTAAAACTTTTAGAAATACTTCTTTTTGCAATCCTGCTTTCACGGGAAAAAGATAAAGAATTTTTAGTGAGGATTTTTGCATGGACAGCCGCCATCCAGGCGCTTTGGGGTATAAGCCAATTTATATTCCAAACAGATTTAGGACTTCAGGTTTTAGGAGAACCCAATCTTGCCAAAGAAATTTCGCAACTTGCAAAGTGGAGCCTTGGAAGCTTGGAGGGATTTAGAGCCTATGGATCCTTTCCACACCCCAACATTTTAGGAGCTTTTTTGGCCTTAGCTTTCTTCTTTTCCCTAGGCTCAAAGACCCTCAAGAAAAATGAGAAAATGGGCCTGTTGACGCTTCAAGGCCTGGGCTTGCTCGCCACATTTTCAAGATCAGCCCTGCTCGCTCTTGTGGTGCTTTTATTGATCTCAGGAGTCCTCAAGAATCACTTCCAAAATAAAAAATATTTTTTACTCACCACGGTATTCCTCGTACTGAGTATCGCTGGGTTCTTACTATGGAGAAGCCCAAATCTACTCAACGAAACAGCTTTTATCGAAAGGATACAAGGATTTTCCACAAGCCTGGAAATGCTAAAAGCATATCCCCTGGGCGTTGGGTTTTCACACTTCACCCTTTTCATGGACACCGTTGTAAAGACGCCGTTGATGCCGTGGGAGTATCAACCTGTTCACAATATCTTTCTCTTAATAATGAACGAGTTGGGGCTACCAAGCCTCATCATCTTAATGGTTTTTCTGGTATCTCAGATCTTCAAATCCAAAAAGAACTTTCCCTCGCTGGGAATCATCTTTTTTTTCATTCTCACAGGTTTTCTCGATCATTATTGGATTTCCTTGGATCAAGGTCGCTTCTTAGGAGTATTGGCGCTGAGCCTGCTGGTCCATTCCAAGGTGCAGCCTAAGAAGGAAGAGTCGCCGATGCAAAGTCCGGAAGCCCAAGAATAA